The Manis javanica isolate MJ-LG chromosome 6, MJ_LKY, whole genome shotgun sequence genome contains a region encoding:
- the LOC140849878 gene encoding uncharacterized protein: protein MAEGKRLNVYTDSRYAFATAHIHGAIYRQRGLLTSAGRDVKNKQEILDLLEAIHRPKEVAIIHCPGHQKDDSPIARGNRRADQAAKQAAQGMNILPLQVCPEATHIKSFQYTPEDLICIDKLGFKNSLPQEIYKSEKGKVVLPQREAAEYLRQLHQLTHLGAKNLKTLVRDSPYHVIKLGKLADEIVKNCVPCQLVNVSKNQAISGKRLRGDRPGAYWEVDFTEIKPAKYRYKYLLVFLDTFSGWTEAFPTKTETAQTVSKKILEEIFPRFGIPKVIGSDNGPAFVAQVTSLGSCAERGVGLHQGSLSARGTLSASPVPGGRPCLCKKAPDRKPRATVEGAFRRPPDYSHSCKSGRRLFLDTRFTSKEGTPGPRLASNSD, encoded by the exons atggcagaaggtaagagacttaacgtctacactgacagcagatacgcctttgccactgctcatatacacggggctatttatagacagagagggctgttaacttctgccgggagagatgttaaaaacaaacaagaaattttagatttgctagaagccatccataggcctaaagaagtagcaataatacattgccctggacaccagaaagatgactctccaatagctcgaggaaaccggagagcagaccaagccgcaaagcaagcggctcagggaatgaacattttgcccctccaagtgtgtccggaagccactcacatcaagagcttccagtacacacctgaagatctcatttgtatagacaaattagggttcaaaaattctttgccccaagagatatacaagtctgaaaaagggaaagttgtcctgccccagagagaggcagcagaatacttaaggcaattacatcaactgacacatttgggagcaaaaaacctaaagaccttagttcgagactccccttatcatgttattaaattaggaaaattagctgacgagattgtaaaaaattgtgttccctgtcaattagtaaacgtgagcaaaaatcaagcaatatccgggaaaagacttcgaggagatcgcccaggagcttattgggaagttgacttcactgaaattaagcctgccaagtatagatataagtaccttctagtttttctagacacattttcaggatggacagaggcgttccccaccaaaactgagacagctcagacggtgtctaaaaagatccttgaagaaatatttcccaggtttggaatcccaaaggtaatcggctccgacaacggccctgcttttgttgcccag gttacgagccttggaagctgtgcagaaagaggtgtgggcctccatcaaggaagcctatcggccagaggaactctcagtgcctcaccagttccaggtgggagaccctgtctatgtaagaaggcaccggacaggaaacctcgagccacggtggaaggggcctttcgtcgtcctcctgactactcccacagctgtaaaagtggacggcgtctcttcctggatacacgcttcacatctaaagaaggcacccccggacccagactggcgagtaactcggactga